Proteins from a single region of Hydra vulgaris chromosome 12, alternate assembly HydraT2T_AEP:
- the LOC136088000 gene encoding histone-lysine N-methyltransferase SETMAR-like, with product MAVSDAIIRACLLYEFKLEAKAAEACRKICAAFGEGTIAERTGQKWFKKFSSGNENLEDEPRSGRPSIVNNEDIKLAIEHDSSQTCQNFASRFNVSDETIRLHLHQLGKSRKLSKWVPYKLSETNKLQRLTICSSLLSRHNLVPFFDRMLTCNEKWIMYCNKKRTYHWLASNDPVLMTPKPSIHQQNVLLCVWWTTAGIVHYELLPSGQTITPEIYSA from the coding sequence ATGGCTGTGTCAGATGCGATAATTCGCGCCTGTTTACTTTATGAGTTCAAACTTGAAGCCAAAGCTGCAGAAGCTTGTCGTAAGATTTGCGCTGCTTTTGGGGAAGGTACCATAGCAGAACGGACGGGTCAAaagtggtttaaaaaattttcttctggAAATGAAAACCTTGAAGATGAACCAAGATCTGGAAGACCATCCATCGTAAACAACGAGGATATCAAGCTGGCAATCGAGCACGACTCCAGTCAAACATGTCAGAATTTTGCCTCAAGATTTAATGTGAGTGATGAAACTATTCGTTTACATTTGCACCAACTTGGAAAAAGTAGGAAGTTGAGCAAATGGGTACCTTATAAGTTGAGTGAAACAAACAAGTTGCAGCGCTTAACCATTTGTTCTTCATTGCTTTCCCGCCACAATTTAGTGCCATTTTTTGACCGAATGTTGACGTGCAACGAAAAATGGATTATGTACTGCAACAAAAAACGAACATATCATTGGCTAGCCAGTAACGATCCAGTACTGATGACTCCTAAACCAAGCATTCACCAACAAAATGTTTTACTGTGTGTATGGTGGACTACAGCAGGTATCGTTCACTATGAATTGCTACCAAGTGGACAAACCATTACTCCTGAGATATACTCAGCCTAA